The following proteins come from a genomic window of Euwallacea similis isolate ESF13 unplaced genomic scaffold, ESF131.1 scaffold_38, whole genome shotgun sequence:
- the LOC136418852 gene encoding uncharacterized protein has product MPRSRTIQPEANVIEPSMDQEARIFIKAPPFSRTDPELWFSQLESQFFINGVTSDDLKFHTTIGIMDTESLICVRDLIIKPPMNNKFQTLRQKVLDALVESQEKKYKKLFSQLQLGDKKPSILLSEMNSLGGSSLQEEMLKTLWMQRLPHNMQTILTACSLPLSEVANIADKIADIEFSQVSQIKSEICTSSPTEINKNTSSEEFKHITKRLDKLERQIRSHSKLRSSKFRRNSPSRDRQNSSWCWYHQNYQEKARKCVSPCDYKKEN; this is encoded by the coding sequence ATGCCACGTTCTAGAACCATCCAGCCAGAAGCTAACGTCATCGAGCCCTCTATGGATCAAGAAGCTAGAATCTTCATTAAAGCTCCACCATTTAGTAGAACAGATCCAGAATTGTGGTTTTCTCAAttggaatcacaattttttatcaatggagtgacttcagacgacttgaaattccacactactatcggaattatggacacagaaagtttgatttgtgttagagatctaattattaaacctcCCATGAACAACAAGTTCCAAACCCTTCGTCAAAAGGTATTGGATGCCCTCGtagaatcacaagaaaaaaagtataagaaacttttttcgcaaCTTCAACTTGGAGACAAAAAGCCTTCCATACTTCTATCTGAAATGAACAGTTTGGGAGGCTCTTCACTTCAAGAAGAGATGTTGAAAACCCTTTGGATGCAGAGATTACCTCacaatatgcagaccattttAACGGCATGTTCCTTGCCATTATCAGAAGTGGCGAATATAGCagataaaattgctgatatagagttttcccaagtttccCAAATCAAATCAGAGATATGCACAAGCAGTCCCAcagaaatcaacaaaaatacatcttcagaagaattcaaacacatcactaaacgtttggataaattagagaggcaaatcagatcccattcgaaattaagatcttctaaatttcgaCGCAATTCACCCAGCAGAGATCgtcaaaattcttcatggtgctggtaccatcaaaattaccaagaaaaagcTCGCAAGTGTGTGTCTCCTTGTGATTACAAGAAGGAAAACTAA